One part of the Oceanihabitans sp. IOP_32 genome encodes these proteins:
- the carA gene encoding glutamine-hydrolyzing carbamoyl-phosphate synthase small subunit: MKYQKRQKAIVLLADGTIFYGKAVANKQGSAFGEVCFNTGMTGYQEIFTDPSYYGQLMVATNAHIGNYGTNKDDMESDSVKIAGLIVKNFSYEYSRDTADKSLEDFLNDNNLLAISDVDTRALVSYIRDHGAMNAVISTEVDNIDGLMAQLNKIPEMDGLELSSKVSTKSPYYFGNENASYRIAALDLGIKKNILRNLAERDAYIKVFPYNATFEDLEGFKPHGYFLSNGPGDPEPLIEAQELAREIIKRDLPLFGICLGHQVIALANGVSTYKMHNGHRGINHPVKNLKTGKGEITSQNHGFAVNRDAAEAHPDFEITHVHLNDNTVAGLALKNKNCFSVQYHPEASPGPHDSSYLFDQFIDNLKN; encoded by the coding sequence ATGAAATATCAAAAAAGACAAAAAGCCATAGTACTTTTAGCAGATGGCACTATTTTTTACGGTAAAGCCGTTGCTAATAAGCAGGGCAGTGCCTTTGGTGAAGTTTGTTTTAATACCGGTATGACTGGGTATCAAGAAATTTTTACCGATCCCTCGTATTATGGGCAACTTATGGTGGCTACAAATGCGCACATTGGAAATTACGGCACCAATAAAGATGATATGGAATCTGATTCTGTTAAAATAGCAGGACTTATTGTGAAAAACTTTAGTTATGAATATTCTAGGGATACGGCAGACAAGTCTTTGGAAGATTTTTTAAACGACAATAATTTACTGGCTATTTCCGATGTCGATACCAGAGCTTTGGTGAGCTATATTAGAGATCATGGCGCTATGAATGCCGTAATCTCTACAGAAGTAGATAATATCGATGGTTTAATGGCTCAATTAAACAAAATTCCTGAAATGGATGGTTTAGAACTGTCCTCTAAGGTGTCTACTAAATCGCCGTATTATTTTGGTAATGAAAACGCGAGCTATAGAATCGCCGCTCTAGACCTTGGAATTAAAAAGAATATTCTTCGAAATCTAGCTGAGCGAGACGCGTATATAAAAGTATTTCCATACAATGCTACCTTCGAAGATTTAGAAGGCTTTAAACCTCATGGATATTTTCTTTCTAATGGCCCTGGTGATCCGGAACCTCTTATAGAAGCTCAAGAGTTAGCCAGAGAAATTATTAAGCGAGACCTTCCTTTATTTGGTATTTGTTTAGGCCATCAAGTTATAGCCTTGGCAAATGGCGTTTCCACCTATAAAATGCATAATGGACATAGAGGCATAAATCATCCGGTAAAAAATTTAAAAACGGGAAAAGGCGAAATCACCTCTCAAAACCATGGTTTTGCGGTAAATCGCGATGCTGCCGAGGCGCATCCAGATTTCGAAATTACACATGTTCACTTAAACGATAACACGGTTGCGGGTTTGGCTTTGAAAAATAAAAATTGTTTTTCGGTGCAGTACCATCCAGAAGCTAGTCCTGGGCCACATGACTCATCATACCTTTTCGATCAGTTTATAGATAATTTAAAAAACTAA
- the rplQ gene encoding 50S ribosomal protein L17 produces MRHGKKFNHLSRKTAHRKAMLANMSCSLIQHKRINTTVAKAKALQQFIEPMITKSKEDTTHNRRIVMAKLRQKDVVTELFRDVAPKVADRPGGYTRIIKLGNRLGDNADMAMIELVDFNEIYTAGKKEKKTTRRSRRGGSKPTEAPVETQESNEEEV; encoded by the coding sequence ATGAGACACGGAAAAAAATTCAATCATTTAAGCAGAAAAACTGCGCACAGAAAAGCAATGTTAGCTAACATGTCTTGTTCGTTAATCCAACACAAGCGTATTAACACAACTGTAGCTAAAGCAAAAGCATTACAACAATTTATTGAACCTATGATTACTAAATCTAAGGAAGATACAACCCATAACAGACGAATTGTTATGGCTAAGTTGAGACAAAAAGACGTTGTAACAGAATTGTTTAGAGATGTTGCTCCAAAAGTAGCCGATAGACCTGGCGGTTATACAAGAATTATAAAGCTAGGAAATCGATTAGGTGATAACGCCGATATGGCGATGATTGAGCTTGTAGATTTTAATGAGATTTATACTGCAGGTAAAAAAGAAAAGAAAACTACTCGAAGAAGTAGAAGAGGCGGCTCGAAGCCTACTGAAGCTCCTGTTGAAACTCAAGAGTCTAACGAAGAAGAAGTATAA
- a CDS encoding DNA-directed RNA polymerase subunit alpha yields the protein MAVFNFQKPDKVIMIDSTDFEGKFEFRPLEPGYGLTVGNALRRVLLSSLEGFAITSVKIEGVDHEFSAIAGVVEDVTEIILNLKQVRFKRQIEDIDNESISISISGQEQITAGDFQKFISGFQVLNTDLVICNLDPKVNFNMEITVEKGRGYVPAEENKKGAAPIGTIFMDSIYTPIKNVKYSIENFRVEQKTDYEKLVFEIITDGSITPQDALTEAAKTLIHHFMLFSDERITLEADEIAQTETYDEESLHMRQLLKTKLIDMDLSVRALNCLKAAEVDTLGDLVSFNKNDLMKFRNFGKKSLTELEELVSVKGLNFGMDLSKYKLDKD from the coding sequence ATGGCAGTATTTAATTTTCAAAAGCCCGACAAAGTAATCATGATTGATTCGACAGATTTTGAAGGCAAATTCGAATTTCGTCCTTTAGAACCTGGTTACGGATTAACTGTTGGTAACGCATTAAGAAGAGTATTACTTTCCTCTTTAGAAGGTTTTGCAATCACTTCAGTTAAAATTGAAGGTGTAGACCATGAGTTTTCTGCGATTGCAGGTGTAGTTGAAGATGTTACAGAAATTATTTTAAATTTAAAACAAGTTCGTTTTAAAAGACAAATTGAAGACATCGATAACGAGTCAATTTCAATTTCAATTTCTGGACAAGAGCAAATAACGGCTGGAGATTTTCAAAAGTTTATCTCAGGATTTCAAGTGTTAAACACAGATTTAGTGATCTGTAACCTCGATCCTAAAGTTAACTTCAATATGGAAATCACGGTCGAAAAAGGTCGCGGTTATGTACCAGCTGAAGAAAATAAAAAAGGTGCCGCTCCAATTGGTACCATTTTTATGGATTCTATTTACACGCCAATAAAAAATGTGAAATACAGCATTGAGAATTTTCGTGTAGAGCAAAAAACAGATTACGAAAAACTAGTTTTCGAAATCATTACAGACGGCTCTATCACACCTCAAGATGCTTTAACAGAGGCAGCTAAAACCTTAATCCATCACTTTATGCTTTTCTCTGATGAGCGTATAACCTTGGAAGCTGATGAAATTGCTCAAACTGAAACTTACGATGAAGAATCACTTCATATGCGCCAGTTGCTTAAAACTAAATTAATTGATATGGACCTATCGGTTCGTGCATTAAATTGTTTGAAGGCGGCAGAAGTTGATACCTTGGGAGATTTAGTGTCTTTTAATAAAAACGACTTAATGAAATTCCGAAACTTTGGAAAAAAGTCTTTAACCGAGCTTGAAGAGCTTGTAAGTGTTAAAGGTTTAAATTTCGGGATGGATCTATCTAAATATAAATTAGATAAAGATTAG
- the rpsD gene encoding 30S ribosomal protein S4, producing MARYTGPKTKIARKFGEAIFGEDKSFEKRNYPPGQHGNARRRGKKSEYAIQLAEKQKAKYSYGILEKQFRNMFKKATASRGITGEVLLQLCESRLDNVVYRMGISPSRSGARQLVSHRHITVNGEIVNIPSYQLKAGDVVAVREKSKSLDAIERSLSNSSQVYEWITWNNDTKSGTYVSVPARIQIPENINEQLIVELYSK from the coding sequence ATGGCAAGATATACTGGTCCTAAAACAAAAATAGCCCGAAAGTTCGGTGAAGCTATTTTCGGAGAAGATAAATCTTTCGAAAAAAGAAATTATCCTCCAGGTCAACACGGAAACGCAAGACGACGTGGAAAAAAATCTGAATATGCTATACAATTAGCTGAAAAACAAAAAGCTAAGTATTCTTATGGAATTTTAGAAAAGCAGTTCAGAAATATGTTCAAAAAAGCGACAGCATCTCGTGGTATTACAGGTGAAGTTTTATTACAACTTTGTGAGTCGCGATTAGATAATGTAGTTTACAGAATGGGTATCTCACCATCAAGAAGTGGTGCAAGACAATTGGTGTCTCACAGGCATATAACCGTTAATGGAGAGATTGTTAATATCCCTTCTTACCAATTGAAGGCTGGAGATGTTGTTGCCGTTAGAGAAAAGTCAAAATCACTCGACGCTATTGAAAGATCATTATCAAACTCAAGTCAAGTTTACGAATGGATCACTTGGAATAATGATACAAAATCTGGAACTTATGTTAGTGTGCCAGCTAGAATTCAAATTCCTGAAAACATTAACGAACAACTTATAGTAGAATTATATTCTAAATAA
- the rpsK gene encoding 30S ribosomal protein S11, with protein sequence MAKTSTKKRKVIIDAVGEAHVSASFNNIIISLTNKKGDVISWSSAGKMGFRGSKKNTPYAAQLAAEDAAAVAVEAGLKKVKVYVKGPGNGRESAIRSIHNAGIEVTEIIDVTPLPHNGCRPPKRRRV encoded by the coding sequence ATGGCAAAAACAAGCACAAAAAAACGTAAAGTTATTATTGATGCTGTTGGAGAAGCCCACGTGAGTGCATCTTTCAACAACATTATTATTTCACTTACCAATAAAAAAGGCGACGTAATTTCATGGTCGTCTGCAGGTAAGATGGGATTTAGAGGTTCTAAGAAAAACACACCTTATGCTGCACAATTGGCAGCCGAAGATGCTGCAGCAGTAGCTGTTGAAGCAGGTTTGAAAAAAGTAAAGGTTTACGTTAAAGGCCCTGGAAATGGTAGAGAATCTGCTATCCGTTCAATTCATAATGCGGGTATTGAAGTTACAGAAATTATCGATGTAACACCATTACCACATAATGGATGTCGCCCTCCAAAGCGTAGGAGAGTCTAA
- the rpsM gene encoding 30S ribosomal protein S13: MARIAGVDIPKNKRGVISLTYIYGVGRSRAKEILASAKVDESTKVQDWTDDQIAGIREAVGTFTIEGELRSETQLNIKRLMDIGCYRGIRHRSSLPLRGQRTKNNSRTRKGRRKTVANKKKATK, translated from the coding sequence ATGGCAAGAATTGCAGGTGTAGACATACCAAAAAACAAAAGAGGAGTAATCTCTTTAACTTATATTTACGGAGTAGGTAGAAGTAGAGCAAAAGAAATTTTAGCATCGGCTAAAGTGGATGAAAGTACAAAAGTTCAAGATTGGACAGATGATCAAATAGCAGGCATTCGTGAAGCTGTTGGTACATTTACAATCGAGGGTGAATTACGTTCTGAAACGCAATTAAACATTAAGCGATTAATGGATATTGGATGTTACAGAGGTATACGTCACAGATCTAGTCTTCCATTAAGAGGACAACGTACTAAGAACAACTCTAGAACTAGAAAAGGTAGAAGAAAAACAGTTGCTAATAAGAAAAAAGCAACGAAATAA
- the ykgO gene encoding type B 50S ribosomal protein L36: MKVRASVKKRSADCKIVRRKGRLYVINKKNPRFKQRQG, from the coding sequence ATGAAAGTAAGAGCATCAGTTAAAAAAAGAAGCGCAGATTGTAAAATCGTACGCAGAAAAGGTAGACTTTACGTAATAAACAAAAAGAATCCTAGATTCAAACAAAGACAAGGATAA
- the infA gene encoding translation initiation factor IF-1 — translation MAKQAAIEQDGTIIEALSNAMFRVELENGHIVTAHISGKMRMHYIKLLPGDKVKLEMSPYDLTKARITYRY, via the coding sequence ATGGCAAAACAAGCAGCAATTGAACAGGACGGAACTATTATTGAAGCATTATCCAATGCTATGTTTCGTGTTGAGTTAGAAAACGGTCACATTGTGACAGCACATATTTCGGGTAAAATGCGTATGCATTACATTAAATTATTACCTGGAGATAAAGTTAAATTAGAAATGAGTCCTTACGATTTAACGAAGGCTCGCATAACTTATAGATACTAG
- the secY gene encoding preprotein translocase subunit SecY, with the protein MKFIESIKNVWKIEELRNRIIVTLGLLLVYRFGAQVVLPGIDASQLGGLQQGTDSGILSILNMFTGGAFANASVFALGIMPYISASIVVQLMGIAIPYLQKLQKEGASGQKKITQITRWLTIAICLLQAPGYLASLTPMFGIPQSAFLLGQGPLFYFSSITILVTGCIFAMWLGEKITDKGIGNGISLLIMVGIIATLPQAFLQNAATRLEGNNVMLILFELVIWLVIILASIMLVMGVRKIAVQYARRTASGGYEKSAMAGSRQYIPLKLNASGVMPIIFAQALMFVPSLIGGSAILKETSAGAWMQTNYSDMFGFWYNVTFALLIIIFTYFYTAITVPTNKMADDLKRSGGFIPGIRPGSETSDYLDKIMSQITLPGSIFLALIAVFPAFIVKLMGVSQGWALFFGGTSLLIMVGVAIDTMQQINSYLLNRHYDGLMKTGKNRKSVA; encoded by the coding sequence ATGAAATTTATAGAATCAATTAAAAATGTTTGGAAAATCGAAGAACTAAGAAATAGAATCATAGTTACACTTGGTTTGTTATTAGTTTATCGTTTTGGTGCACAAGTTGTTTTACCAGGTATTGATGCTTCGCAATTAGGCGGTTTGCAACAAGGGACAGATTCGGGTATATTAAGTATACTTAACATGTTTACTGGTGGAGCTTTCGCAAATGCATCTGTATTTGCTTTGGGCATCATGCCTTACATTTCTGCTTCTATTGTAGTTCAGTTAATGGGAATCGCTATTCCGTATTTACAAAAACTTCAAAAAGAAGGTGCTAGTGGACAAAAGAAAATTACTCAAATTACCCGTTGGTTAACCATTGCAATCTGTTTATTGCAGGCTCCTGGTTACCTTGCGAGTTTAACACCAATGTTTGGTATTCCACAAAGTGCTTTCTTGTTGGGGCAAGGACCATTATTTTACTTCTCTTCAATTACGATATTGGTGACAGGTTGTATATTCGCGATGTGGTTAGGTGAAAAAATCACCGATAAAGGTATTGGAAACGGTATTTCACTACTAATTATGGTTGGAATTATCGCAACCTTACCACAAGCATTTTTGCAAAATGCGGCTACACGATTGGAAGGTAATAATGTTATGTTGATTCTTTTTGAATTGGTTATATGGCTGGTTATCATTTTAGCTTCTATTATGTTAGTTATGGGGGTTAGAAAGATTGCAGTGCAATATGCTAGAAGAACTGCATCTGGTGGTTACGAGAAAAGTGCCATGGCTGGTTCTAGGCAATATATACCGCTTAAGCTAAACGCTTCTGGGGTGATGCCTATAATATTTGCACAAGCGCTTATGTTTGTTCCGAGCTTAATTGGCGGTTCTGCAATATTGAAAGAAACGTCTGCTGGGGCTTGGATGCAAACTAACTACTCTGATATGTTTGGGTTTTGGTACAATGTAACGTTCGCGCTATTAATTATAATTTTTACGTATTTTTATACCGCTATTACTGTACCTACGAATAAAATGGCAGACGATCTAAAACGTAGTGGAGGATTTATCCCAGGTATTCGTCCAGGCTCAGAAACTTCAGATTATCTTGACAAAATAATGTCTCAAATCACTTTACCAGGTTCTATATTTTTAGCACTTATCGCTGTGTTCCCAGCTTTTATTGTTAAGCTTATGGGAGTAAGTCAGGGTTGGGCTTTATTTTTCGGTGGAACCTCGCTTTTAATTATGGTTGGTGTAGCAATTGATACTATGCAACAAATTAATTCTTATTTGTTAAATAGACACTATGATGGCTTGATGAAAACGGGTAAAAATAGAAAATCAGTAGCTTAA